A portion of the Meleagris gallopavo isolate NT-WF06-2002-E0010 breed Aviagen turkey brand Nicholas breeding stock chromosome 16, Turkey_5.1, whole genome shotgun sequence genome contains these proteins:
- the PDAP1 gene encoding 28 kDa heat- and acid-stable phosphoprotein, with the protein MGSSASKSNPTPSRKQKAREEEEQEEGEGATGDPKKDKKSLDSDESDEDDDDYQQKRKGVEGLIDIENPNRVIQTTKKVTQLDLDGPKELSRREREEIEKQKAKERYMKMHLAGKTEQAKADLARLAIIRKQREEAARKKEEERKAKDEAAMAGKRLQSLSLNK; encoded by the exons ATGGGCTCCAGTGCCTCCAAATCCAACCCAA CtccaagcagaaaacaaaaggcaagG gaagaagaggagcaagAAGAAGGTGAAGGAGCAACAGGGGACCCAAAAAAGGACAAGAAGTCTTTAGATTCAGATGAGAGcgatgaagatgatgatgattatCAG CAAAAACGCAAAGGAGTGGAAGGCTTGATAGACATAGAGAATCCCAATCGTGTAATTCAGACAACCAAAAAAGTAACTCAGCTGGACCTGGATGGACCCAAGGAGCTCTCACGACGAGAGCG AGAGGAAATagagaaacaaaaggcaaaagaaagataCATGAAAATGCACCTAGCTGGTAAAACAGAGCAAGCCAAGGCAGATCTTGCCCGACTAGCCATCATTCggaagcaaagggaagaagctgccaggaagaaagaagaagaaagaaaag caAAAGATGAAGCGGCCATGGCAGGTAAAAGACTGCAGTCACTATCCCTTAACAAGTAA